DNA from Peromyscus eremicus unplaced genomic scaffold, PerEre_H2_v1 PerEre#2#chr22_unloc_1, whole genome shotgun sequence:
AGTGAATGTTTTAACTCCATGGAGGAATTTTGAGTAAGCTTTTGagtgctttctgtttgtttgcttgtttgtttgagacagggtttcactgtgtaccttggctgtcctggaaatctctACACAGATCATGCTGGCTTGGAAATCATAGAGTatcacctgcttttgcctcctgaggtttgggattaaaggtgggcaccaccacacccataTTGTCTATCCttttttgaattaaaatttttcataaaattttgCTGATGTATACTAACTAGTTTTTACTCTGTTtgcatgtctttctgtatatattACTATGCGTTTCTCCTGCAATGCCATATTCTATTTTGTGGGCACAGAAATGGAAGGCAtgattctccttttctgttttcttttaaaatgtgttgataACTACATTTGTTATTTTATGACCCATAAGATAGAATAAATTGAGCACAgtgaattatgtaaatatattttcaatgaatATACATTTGCAATGCAGTCAGTCTCAACATTTCTATTATGTGCATATATGGGATACTTTaggatgcagtgacctatgaggaTGTGCATGTGAACTTCACTCCTGAAGAGTGGGCTTTGCTGAattcttcccagaagaatctctacaaagatgtgatgctggaaacctactTGAACCTCACTTGTATAGGTAGGAATGTGAGCTTTCTGTCACTTTTTAACTTAAGGGGACAAGGCTTTCTTGGAGATTTTTGCTCTTCTGTGACTTTGTATATGAAAAAGGAATAATCTAGTGAATAAATCAGGCATTGGTCTAAGGTTCTCAAATGGTATATATAGTATAGGCATTTCCTAAAATATAGTAATTTCCATTGTGCCTAATTTCCAGTAAtatatcacatacattttctggtgcTGTATTTTAGGTTACAAATGGGAAGACCAcaatattgaagaacattgtcaaagttctagaagacatggaaggtaatttACATATGCAAGCTGATACATATGTATCTcggaaaaaaatgttaatgtacCCTGAACTTTTCGAGACAAGCAGCAGAGTAAATTAGCATAGCTGTGTGATGGTTCTTAAATTCTCACAACACTATGAACTCCGGTGTTAGGTAGCTGATCACTGTTTGGAAGACATTCCTTTAAGGATaaaacaaggaaacaatgccATAACAGatgtcacaatttttttttttttttttttgtttgtttgtttgttttgtttttcgagacagggtttctctgtgtagctttgcgccttttcctggaactcacttggtagcccaggctggcctcgaactcacagagatccgcctggctctgcctcccgagtgctgggattaaaggcgtgcgccaccaccgcccggcttcagatGTCACAATTTTAATTATAGCCTTATGAGAGGTATGTTGTAGAATTGTCCATCCATGTATTGTCATACCATTCAATCATTTTATAAGTTATGCACATTGATAAGGGGATTAGAGTATGTTCAAGATCTTTTATAAGCAAATCTTCCATATTAAAGCTAATGTTCTTCATATACTTGTAGTGAGTGACTTACCATAGTTAAGTAAGTAGAGCAATTGGGAGacaaggaatatttttaaaattttttaaattaattttacataccaactacagaccCCCTTCTCATCCCTTCTGCCACCCCCAGACTCCCTCTGACCAAcccaccatctcctcctccaaaagagtgaggcctcccatggggagtcagtaaagcctggtacattcaattgaggcaggaccaagcccctgccTTCAGGGTGATCAAGGTATCTGACtgtaggtaatgggctccaaaaagccagctcatgcagatcctgatcccattgccaggggcccctcaaacagaccaagctacacatctAGGGAGACAAGGAACTTATCGTGGTGTAGAAACCTGAATCCATATACCACATCTCTAAGGCACAAAATGCTAGACTGTGAATGTAATGTGaaaaccttttattttttatacttccTTTAATAGGCATATCAACTGTCCCTCTGGATACAAGCCATGTGAGCataagggatatggaaagaagCAATATACCTCTGTTTCTCCCAGAATAATTAGAAGATATATTGTAGTCACTACTATGAGAAGACATGATGACTGTAATACAAGTTTATACTCTAACATTGGAGAAAAGCCTTATAAGTACAAGGAGTGTGGAAATTCATCTGTTTGTACTAGTTCACTTTGCACATGTAGTGTGATTCGCAGTATAAAAAAATGTCATGCgtataatcagtgtggtaaaactcTGAGTTCTTCCAGTTCTTTTCAACGACTTGAAGAAGCTCATATGGGAAGAGGAAGTAATAAATGTGAGCTTTGTACTAAAGATTTTAGCCATCACAATTTTcttcaaacacacaaaacaaccaCTAATGAAGATCTCTATGAATGCAATCAACACGATAAAGCCTTTAGATATGATTCCTCCTTAAAAGTACACCAAAGAACTCATTTGGAAggaaaaccctatgaatgtaatcaaagtGATAAAATGTCTGCATGTCACAGTATTTATCAACTACACAGAATTCATACTAGAGTGAACAAGTATGCATATCAGCAATGTGATAAAGACTTTGCAAGTCCTAGTTATcttcatatatataaaagaattcatactggagagaaaccctatgaatgtactcaatgtgataaagcctttgcatctCCCAGatatcttcaagtacataaaagaattcatactggagagaaaccctatgaatgtaatcagtgtggtaaagcctttgcgaGGAAGAGCCATCTGCATaagcatgaaagaattcatactggagagaaacactatgaatgtgatcaatgtggtaaagcctttgtacagaagaatagtcttcaaaggcatgaaagaattcatactggagagaaaccctatgaatgtactcAGTGTGATAAAACTTTTGCCTGTCCCAgttatcttcaaatacataaaaaaattcatactggagtaaaaccctatgaatgtaatcaatgtggtaaagcctttgcaaggaAGAGTCACCTTCTCCGTCAtaaaagaagtcatactggagagaaaccctatgaatgtaatcaatgtggcaaagcctttgcaaGGAAGAGTCACCTTCTCCGTCAtaaaagaagtcatactggagagaaaccctatgaatgtattcaatgtggtaaagcctttatacAGAAGAGTCATCTTCTCACACATggaagaattcatactggagagaaaccttatgaatgtaattaaTGTGGTATAGGTTCCTCATCTTGcagtcttcaaaggcatgaaaggtttcatactggagagagaccctATGAATGTCATCAATATGATAAAGCATTGCACATGAAAGTCATTTTCACAGGCATAGAAGATgtcatactagagagaaacaaTATGGATATGATCAGTGTGACAGGGACTTCCCATGTAACAGTCACCTTCAAATGAAAGAAAGTACTCCTACTGGGGataaaccctataaatgtaataaatgtggTAAAGACTTTGCACAGAACAGTCATCTTCACAGTCATGAAAGGAATCATACCCAACAAAAGCCCTATGAATATAACCAGTGTGGTAAAATCTTTGCATGTTTCAGTATACttcaaaatcatgaaaaaatTCACAGTGGTGAAAATCTCCATGAACCTAATAAATGAGGTCAAGCCTTGCAGTCCACATACTTCTTTTTCCCACTGAGCATTATCACCAGTCTTCAGTAAGATTAGTAGagccagccgggtggtggtggcacatgcctttaatcccagcactcgggaggcaaaggcaggctgatctctgtgagttcaaggccagcctgggctacagattgagatccaggaaaggtgcaaagctacacagagaaaccctgtctcgaaaaaaccaaaaaaaaaaaaaacaacaacaaaaaaaagattagtaGAGCCAAATTCATAGTTAAAATATTGCCTCTATTTCCAGTTGTAAACATATTGTTTTCCAGGAATACAGAAACATAataatttgaataataaaatgtatttgcaATTATATTTGATATTTATACCATTGTCCATTATTTTTGGATCATGTTACTTTATTCTGAGGACTAAATACTTGTTCTTATCTCATTCTCAGAACCACAAATGAATGGCAGAGAATTTTATCAGTGAGTAAATATGATTGCTgctaagcttgatgacctgatATTGAGTTCCAGCATAGCCATAGTTATATAGAGGGATCCTTTCTTAAAATATCCAAAAAAGGCTCTGGAAAGATGGTTGCATTTCCACAGTacacaggttcaattctcaacacccacatagaagctcacaactgttaagtacagttctagggaatccaacatcctcatacagacatacatacaggcgaAACACCTTTtcatctaaaagaaaaataatcatttttgaaAAGTATATATCACATTGTGGAACTTTCCCTGGCACGGTGTGGACTCACTTTTTTACTCAGCTAAGTGATTTGTTGGGGTCATTCACATCAAGAGAATTGTGTTATCAATTAAAGTAAGTAATGTGCAAAATTCATTCACAAAGGGATTCTAATCCACTCAATCTTTCACTGAACAAGTAGCAAGGACTTTTATCACCTGGAAAtggtggaaggcagaaggagtaaATGGTCATCTTCATTTTCTGCATTATAATGATATCTTTTGGAGCTGGAAAGTTGATTCAGTAGCACTGCTTCTGTTGGGCagccaagtttggttcctagcacccacatcaggtggcttagaAATAACTGTAAATCCTGGTTCAGGAGGTCTGATGCACTTTTATGCCTTCCTTGGGCACCAGATATGTTAATGGTATATAGgtggatatatacatacatacatatacacatatacataagtatactgtatgtgtgtttgagagagaggagagactacatattttaaaaatagctttcttCATATATGtgttattactttttaattaattacttttgtGCTGGTGGCTATATCAGAGaaacagcaggtggcaattggGGTTCAGGCTGTCACTCCACCAGAAGAAAAACTCTCTGATGGGTATATCTTTTTAAAGCCAGGTTTGCGAGAATACAGACTCAGGAATgtcttgcttctgctgtgcctttgcaTGCTTGCTGTTGCTATCTTTTTCTGATATCTCACATGGGTTGAATTGGGTATGGGGAAATTCCCCCACTGCCTGCAAGGTatatgtttatctcatggaaacatcccaatCTACTGGGCATTTATATTTGGGAATTGTCAGGAAGGTGCTGTATAATTTTGACACAGTCAGGGCCTGATTCCCCCTAGAAGGTACTTTTGATCACAGCTCAAATTAATTATTAACTGGGATCCAGGATGGCTCAAATTCCTCTAATTTTATTGCTGAGCACCACTAGCTGATACAAAGCTTCAAAATAGCTTTAGATTAGACCACATGTCTTGCACTGTTTTAAGATAAACATTCCCAATCTTTAGTTCACAAGGACACACAGCTGAGCTGTCTGGCTAGGTTGTAAATACAAAAAAGCCAAATTATTGCTAGCTGACAAACCTGACCTCAATTTGTGTAAGTAAATTCTGACTAGTCAAGGCTAAGGAAATTATTTGACTCTGTAGCCCCAAATGAGGGCTCCAGGTTTTCTTGAGTAATCAGGAGATACACACAGGGCACAAATGGTTAAGTTTTAACCATTATGGTCATAGTATCGGGGAAAGTGCCAGCTGAGCTGATGTTAAAAGATATATGGTAACCTGGGCCTGAAAATCTATGACACCTTTAGCCCAATACTCAGTAGGCAACTTGGAGATTTAAAGAGAATTCAGAATTTATGATTCCTAATTGCTGGGTGTTAGTTCAAAATGTTTACATAGTTGTGGGTTAGTTTGAACTGCCTTTCCCCTGCCTGGGACATGTTTTTAtctataatcattcacttgagaAATGGGATGTATCTCTTTATGACTTTTGTATTGTCTGAGAGGTTCTGTTGAAGTATTTAAGTGGTGGAGGAAAAGGGGACAAAGGAGCAATAAAGAACAATCtgtgaaaataaagaaaggaactaTCAAGAGAATGTGTGAGTGTCCTTTTTCCTTAAAACTCCTCATATAGAAAAACCTTAGCTTTGCGAATGCTGTGAATTCCTCTCAAAGCTTGTGCTGCCTTGGGTCTGGTTCCCCATAGTCATCGATACTTTTGCTCATGTGTATTGTTGGAACACTGTCCTTGAATGAAGTCATGTGAGGAGGGTTTTGAGTGCTTGTGTGTACAGTTCAAGAAACAGGACAAGGCAATTGTGACTTAAGTTTCTTCAAAACACGGAATTGTTCTcggaatgtgttttcatgttcCACACAATATGTCAGTTAGGAGTGAATTTATTCTCATTATTATTCTTATTACtcatcattgttgttgtttttattcagtTAACCTATGCTTTATATGCCTTCATGGGAAAACATGTTTTGGTCCCATCTGGGTGGTTTTTGTCATTGTATACAGTTTGAACACACTAGAACTTACCACACGTGGCCTTTCTTAACCCTCAGACTATAAATTTTTTGAGGCTCTGAATAAAGTAGGCTCTTGCATAAGACTTTGTGCCTCATTTATCAGCTCAGTTCTCCCAGGGCTCACCATCTCTAGAATGGTGACAAGTGGCTCTTGAACAGGGACCAGAAATTAGTTACAAGATGAGAGAGGATCCTCAGAGAAGGAGGTCAGTGAGAATAATGGCGCAGAAACCGGAGCAAGCTTTGCCTTAAACAAGTGCATCACTTTTAAAAGTAAGGAGGAGCACAAGTATTAaaagcacaattattatgttgGGTGCAAATTGTTTTTAACTCATGTTCCAGAAGAAGGCAATTTAGGTGAAGAAGTACGGGACAGAgttca
Protein-coding regions in this window:
- the LOC131900624 gene encoding zinc finger protein 431-like isoform X1 → MGSASGSCEESSGTCSESAMDAVTYEDVHVNFTPEEWALLNSSQKNLYKDVMLETYLNLTCIGYKWEDHNIEEHCQSSRRHGRHINCPSGYKPCEHKGYGKKQYTSVSPRIIRRYIVVTTMRRHDDCNTSLYSNIGEKPYKYKECGNSSVCTSSLCTCSVIRSIKKCHAYNQCGKTLSSSSSFQRLEEAHMGRGSNKCELCTKDFSHHNFLQTHKTTTNEDLYECNQHDKAFRYDSSLKVHQRTHLEGKPYECNQSDKMSACHSIYQLHRIHTRVNKYAYQQCDKDFASPSYLHIYKRIHTGEKPYECTQCDKAFASPRYLQVHKRIHTGEKPYECNQCGKAFARKSHLHKHERIHTGEKHYECDQCGKAFVQKNSLQRHERIHTGEKPYECTQCDKTFACPSYLQIHKKIHTGVKPYECNQCGKAFARKSHLLRHKRSHTGEKPYECNQCGKAFARKSHLLRHKRSHTGEKPYECIQCGKAFIQKSHLLTHGRIHTGEKPYECN
- the LOC131900624 gene encoding zinc finger protein 431-like isoform X2; translated protein: MGSASGSCEESSGTCSESAMDAVTYEDVHVNFTPEEWALLNSSQKNLYKDVMLETYLNLTCIGYKWEDHNIEEHCQSSRRHGRHINCPSGYKPCEHKGYGKKQYTSVSPRIIRRYIVVTTMRRHDDCNTSLYSNIGEKPYKYKECGNSSVCTSSLCTCSVIRSIKKCHAYNQCGKTLSSSSSFQRLEEAHMGRGSNKCELCTKDFSHHNFLQTHKTTTNEDLYECNQHDKAFRYDSSLKVHQRTHLEGKPYECNQSDKMSACHSIYQLHRIHTRVNKYAYQQCDKDFASPSYLHIYKRIHTGEKPYECTQCDKAFASPRYLQVHKRIHTGEKPYECNQCGKAFARKSHLHKHERIHTGEKHYECDQCGKAFVQKNSLQRHERIHTGEKPYECTQCDKTFACPSYLQIHKKIHTGVKPYECNQCGKAFARKSHLLRHKRSHTGEKPYECNQCGKAFARKSHLLRHKRSHTGEKPYECIQCGKAFTCNSHLQMKESTPTGDKPYKCNKCGKDFAQNSHLHSHERNHTQQKPYEYNQCGKIFACFSILQNHEKIHSGENLHEPNK